The region CACTGTGCCCTGGTGGCTTGTGTTCTTTCCGGGCTTTATGATCTTCATAACAGTTCTGAGCGTTAATTTCTTAGGAGATGGACTTCGTGATGCCCTCGACCCGAAATTTGTCAGTGAAGCTTGAGGTGGTCGAATGCTTTTAAAAGTAGAAAACCTGCAGATTGGATTTAAAACGAACATGGGAAAAATTGTTCCTGTGGACGATGTTTTTTTTGAGGTCAACGACGGTGAAATACTGGGTATCGTAGGGGAGTCTGGCTGTGGTAAAACTGTTACGGCATACGCGATCACAAGACTTTTGCCGAAAAATGCCTTCATTTCAAAAGATTCACATATATGGTTCAGTGGCGTTGATCTTGTGACTCTGCACAGTGATGAATTGTGCAAAATCAGGGGAAAAGAAATTTCGATGATTTTTCAAGAACCAATGTCCTCTTTGAACCCCGTTTACACAGCAGGTTGGCAGATAGAAGAAGTTTATGAGCTTCACGAAAAGATGAGAAAGGAAGAAAGGAAAAGCAAAGCTGTACAGATGCTGGCGGATGTAAAAATACCAGAACCAAACAGCAGATATAATCATTATCCCAACCAGCTGTCTGGCGGCATGAGACAGCGTGTAATGATAGCAATGGCTTTAGCTTGCAGTCCAAAACTCTTGATAGCTGATGAACCAACAACAGCCCTCGATGTTACAATACAAGCTCAGGTACTCAAATTAATGCTTGATCTTAAAGAAAAATTCAACACGGCAATTTTATTGATAACCCATAACCTTGCAGTTGTTGCCGAAATGTGTGACAAAGTCGCTGTCATGTATGCAGGCCAAGTGATAGAGAAAGCAGGTGTCTACGAGATTTTTGAAAATCCTCTACACCCATATACAAAAGCACTTTTAAATTCTGTTCCCAAGATACATGATGAATTACACAAAGAAAAACTCGCATCAATTGAAGGAGTAGTTCCACACCCAGCAAGATACCCAGCTGGCTGTAGATTTCATCCAAGATGTATTTTCAAAAAAGATATCTGCTCGCGGCAAAAACCACAGAATCTCTTCGTTGGGTCAGATCACATGGTCAAATGCTGGCTTTACAGTGAGGGAGAGACAGATGGAAAAAATTCTTGAGCTTGAAGGTATCAGTAAATGGTTCACAATAAAAAAGCATTTTGGTAAAAGATCGTATTTGAAAGCTGTCGATGATGTTCATTTTTTCGTGGACCGTGGCGAAACCTTTGGATTGGTTGGGGAATCTGGCTGTGGTAAGACTACCCTTGGCAGGTTGGTTGTCAGACTGTATCAACCAACTTCCGGTAGAGTTGTTTATCATGAAAATAACAATCTGGTTGATCTTTCTTCGCTTGACGAAAAAAGTTTTCAAAAATATCGCGCGAAAATTCAAATGATCTTCCAAGATCCATACAGTTCTCTTAACCCCAGATTGACTGTTTTGCAAATAGTAACTGAAGGTTTGTCGTCCTCAAGCCTATCGATTTCTGACAAAAAGAGACTGGCTTCACAAGCTTTAGAAAATGTTGGCCTGAGGCCAGAGTACCTTTACAGATATCCTCATGAATTTTCTGGGGGTCAGAGGCAAAGAATTGGCATCGCTCGTGCACTTATAATGCAACCAGAACTTTTGATCTGCGATGAACCAGTCTCTGCGCTTGATGTTTCTGTCCAGGCTCAGGTGATTAATCTATTGACCGCTCTTAAAGAAAAATACAAACTCACCTACATTTTTATCGCGCATGATTTAGCTGTTGTCAAATATATCAGCGATAGAATCGCCGTGATGTACCTTGGAAAACTGGTGGAGCTTTCTAACTCAAAAGATCTATTCAACCACCCATTACACCCTTACACTCAAGCTTTAATTGCATCTGTTCCGGTTGCAGATCCAAAGATGCGGAAATTGGCAAAGATACAACCAATCCAGGGCGAAATCACATCCCCGATAGATCCA is a window of Pseudothermotoga elfii DSM 9442 = NBRC 107921 DNA encoding:
- a CDS encoding ABC transporter ATP-binding protein encodes the protein MLLKVENLQIGFKTNMGKIVPVDDVFFEVNDGEILGIVGESGCGKTVTAYAITRLLPKNAFISKDSHIWFSGVDLVTLHSDELCKIRGKEISMIFQEPMSSLNPVYTAGWQIEEVYELHEKMRKEERKSKAVQMLADVKIPEPNSRYNHYPNQLSGGMRQRVMIAMALACSPKLLIADEPTTALDVTIQAQVLKLMLDLKEKFNTAILLITHNLAVVAEMCDKVAVMYAGQVIEKAGVYEIFENPLHPYTKALLNSVPKIHDELHKEKLASIEGVVPHPARYPAGCRFHPRCIFKKDICSRQKPQNLFVGSDHMVKCWLYSEGETDGKNS
- a CDS encoding ABC transporter ATP-binding protein, with the protein product MEKILELEGISKWFTIKKHFGKRSYLKAVDDVHFFVDRGETFGLVGESGCGKTTLGRLVVRLYQPTSGRVVYHENNNLVDLSSLDEKSFQKYRAKIQMIFQDPYSSLNPRLTVLQIVTEGLSSSSLSISDKKRLASQALENVGLRPEYLYRYPHEFSGGQRQRIGIARALIMQPELLICDEPVSALDVSVQAQVINLLTALKEKYKLTYIFIAHDLAVVKYISDRIAVMYLGKLVELSNSKDLFNHPLHPYTQALIASVPVADPKMRKLAKIQPIQGEITSPIDPPQACLFASRCPYAMKICHQGIPELKTVENSHQVACFLYH